TGTTATGTGGTTGGCGATTCCGTATAAATACCATGTAATAAAAGGATTACAGGCATTTTGTATCTTTGGAAATCTGAAAAAAAAAAGCCCTATGTCCCAAGAAAGGTTAATGTCCAAAAAAAAACCGGCCTATCCGGTAAGTCCCGATTTGGATCAATATTTGGAAAAATACAGTCGAAAGATAGAAATCCCTATTTTTTATGATGACCTGTTGCGCTTTTCCGGCTCCATAGCGGTTGAAGATGCCGATGGTGAAGACACCCTGTGGGTCAGGGTGTATTATTCCGACTTTGATCGGGAGGAGATAGATATGAGCCTTAAAAAAGTGTATTCCATTCTCCATTCCGATGGAAGCGATAGGATTCTGGAATATCTAAACGTGGATGCCGTGGATTTTTGCACCTTCGGGAATTCAAAACCCTTCCGGATAAAAGTAAGGAACATCCTTAATGACAACTATACCTACTTTTATGTGAAAAAGACGGATGCCAGTCGTGTTTACGGACTGGAACTGGAGCATATGCTTTCCCCCCACCATCTTAACTTCTTGGTATATAAGGACACTTTGATAGAAGAACATATTGCCGGTATTCCAGGTGATGTTTTCATTAAGGAGTTTTTGCCAACGCTTTCAAAATCCGAAAAATCCCAATTGGCAAAGGAATTTGTGAAGTTCAATGAACGTTGTATGATTCGGCTTTTAGGGGATATGCGTTCCTATAATTACGTTATTGTGCCCGTACATGATTTTGATCATGTGGTTTACAAGATACGGGCCATTGATTTTGACCAACAATGTTTTGAAGGAAAACTAAAAATCTATCGTCCACAGTTTTTTAAAGAGAACTTTCAAATGGTGGAACTTGTGCGCACCTTACTTCAGAAGTACTCCGTGGATCAGTATAAGATTGAGGAACGATCTATTGTGGCCAAAAGGATTTTGAGTTCGGGAGACCGAATTAGGCGATTGGCCGAAATTGCCAAGGCCGATTCTATTTCACTTCCCGAAAACATTGACCGTTTGAAGAGTGAGATTTATGAACTAACGTTGGATATGAAGTTCAAAAAAAGCACTTCCATGGGGGACATACTTTCAATTGCCCTGGATTTTGTGAAGCGCAACTATGAGGATGTGAGTATGAAACAGATTATTGAGAAGAAGTTTTGATTTGTTAGGTGTTAGGTGTTAGGTGTTAGGTGTTAGGTGTTAGGTGTTAGGTGTTAGGTGTTAGGTGTTAGGTGTTAGGTGTTAGGTGTTAGGTGTTAGGTGTTAGGTGTTAGGTGTTAGGTGTTAGGTGTTAGGTGTTAGGTGTTAGGTGTTAGGTGTTAGGTGTTAGGTGTGGGGAGGTTAGGTTAACGTCAAGAAATTTAGCTCTTTTGCTCCTTGTTAAAGTATACCAAATAGTAATACATTTGGCGTTCTTCGTCCCAGCCCTTTTCAACAAATTTTTCAGCCGACTCCGGATTGATAAAATCCATTTTTATTTGGATGTTGGTGTCCAGACTGATCACGTTTTTTATTTTCTTTCTGGCATCCGATACCGCCTTGTTGGCAATATCAAAATTGGAGACGTCCTCAATACTGTATTTAGGTCCTTTTTCTACTTTGTAGTGCTTAAATTCCGGGATCAGTTCCGGATTCTCCATGACTTCATTGAGAAAGCTGCTTTCTTCAAAAGCATCATTTTTGGCAAAGTGGTTTACCGCCCTGTTCATAAATAGCACTTCCTGTTGCTTATCCTCCGCAGGTAGTACCACATCCTTTGCAAAACCCTGACAGAATTTCAAATAATTCTTGGTGTAAAAGTTTTCGTCTGTCAGCGGTTCAACCCCCAAAAAGTTTTCCAGCCAGTATTTGGTGTCGTAACGATTGCTATCCACCGAAAGTATCTTGTAACCGTTCGCTTGTTCCACATCAAAAATTAGGCAGCCCTTGTCCAGTTTGTTAACGTTGATTCCCTGACGGACCAATATCCCCAAATCTTTTGAACGTTCCTCGAATTCCAAAAAATCATGCTTTAGCTCGCTTTTAAATATACCAATGGCATTTACCTTTTGATTGTCCAGTACCATATCGGAAAAATAGGCTACATAGACTTCCCCATTTTTGATATGGGGGTGATTGGATTGCTCAAAGAGATGGGAGGTAATTTGCTTTGAGATTTCATGAGTCTGGGCAGGACTTTTAAATATCTGGGAAACTGCCTTATAAAGTTCGTTGAATTCAACATCTACCTCGTGCCGGAATTTGAAATAGTTTTCCTCCTTTTCCCGAAAAGGCTTAAAGAAGTATTCCTTTAATAGTGCTGAGATTTCATCGGTTGGGGCATAGGGATTTTCCGAAAGAAAAACGGATTCATTCCTGCTCTTGTTCCCTACGCGATGAAGGGAGAGATTTTCGATTTGGGCGGCGTATAGGTTCAGCATTTATTTGTTAAAGGTTAAAGGTTAAAGGTTAAAGGTTAAAGGTTAAAGGTTAAAGGTTACGGATGGTTTTTAGTACTGGCCGACTTTAGTTCCAATTTTCATCAAAATCCAAATCGTCATAACTGCCTATTTCGTTATCAAAATCCAAGGTGGGTTCCGATTCAAATCTTTTATCAGGTGGCGAATCCGGTAGTTCCCCAAAGCTGAACAAGAGATTGGGGTAGGTCCTTCCGTCTTCTTTTTCGGAAATGTCGGCAAGCTCCACAAAAAAGGTCCACATACTCAAAAAGTCGTAAACATAGATCATTTTAGGGCTTTGTTCGGTCAGTACGTCGTCCAAAGAAGTTTCATTCATTAGTCGGACATCAGAACCATTTTCGCTCATGTCAAATAAGGCTATCTCCTCATCTTGGTTCCATTCTTCATCACAAGTGTAGAATGAGGCCATTTCATTGCCCATAAAACCAAAGGCCTGGGTAATGGCATTATGGAACTCTTCCAGGGTATTTGATTCCTCAATCTCAATATCCCTAAAAATATCCTCTTCAGCATCAAGAATTATCCTGATTTTGTAAATCATCCATTACAATTTTCGGTGCCTACAAAGGTACAAGAAAGAAGTTATTTAGAGAACCTGTGAAGGGTAAAGGTCATAGCTGCCAATAAAAGGAAAGCGCCAACTTGGTGTACTACCCCCAACCATACGGGGACTGCCCAAATCAATGTAAGCACACCTAAAAGGAATTGGATCCCTACCAAAACGACTAAGGCCATAATTCCCCGGTTCTGGAGCCATGTCAAGTGCATATTCTTGGTTTTCAGCCAAATAAAAATAATAATACCAACTACTACATAGGCCAAATAGCGATGTACGAACTGAACTCCACTGCGACCTTCTATAAAGTTTTTTAACACGGGTTGTTGTTCTATATAGACCGTTTCATGAATTAGCTTTCCCTCATTCATCATGGGCCAATGGTTATGGATAAAACCAGCGTCCAATCCGGCCACAAAGGCACCCCAAACAATCTGGATCATAAGTAGCACAATACCAACCCGTACAATGTTTCGGATTTGTTTCTGAATTTCTTTCTTCTTTGGGTAAATCAAGTCCAAGGCCACCCAAAGGCAATATGCAAAGGTTAGAAATGCCGTGGATAGGTGTGCTGCCAATCTATAATGGGAAACGTCCGGCCGGTCCACCAGACCACTTTTTACCATATACCAACCCAGGAAACCTTGGAATCCTCCCAATATCAATAATATGAGGCATTTTTTGATTGTTGGGGCATCCAATTTCCTTCGAATTAAAAAATAAAGGAAGGGGACAATAAAGACCAATCCTATGAACCTGCCAATGACACGGTGCAACCATTCCCAGAAATAGATGTCCTTAAAATCCTCCAAGTCAAAGTGAGTGTTGAGTTTTTGATACTCGGGATATTGTTTATACAGATCAAATGCTTCTATCCACTCCTGTTCGTTCATTGGTGGGATGGTGCCGCTTATCAATTTGTAATTTGAAATGGAAAGCCCGGAATGGGTCAGCCTGGTAATACCCCCTACAATGACCATAATAAAAATTAGGGTACAACCCAATAGTAACCAAATAACGATAGGTCTGTTGTCTTTCATTTGGGTGCTTTAGCAGCTCGGTTGAACCCTTAGTTTCCTTTGGGCAAGAATGCGGTTGTGGAAGAAAGGCCCGTAGAGCAATTTTTTTTTGCAAAAATACGATAGAAGCTTGGAAAACTACAGCGCTAAAAGAATTATCGATCTTATACAGGAATCACTGCCCCGCTGGGTGGGATCGATCTTTCCTTACTTTGGGGTCAGGCCCAGGTCCTTACCTTTTTGAAGCATGAATTTATGGGCTGCTTTGTGCTCATTGGGTATTTCCCCTTCCAATATGGCTTCCTTGATGGCCTCTTTGATCATGCCAATTTCCTTGGAGGGTTTTAAGTCAAAGGTTTCCATGATTTCCCCACCGGAAATGGGGGGTTGAAAATTACGGATTCGATCTCGCTCCTCGACTTCCTGTATTTTTTTGCGCACCAATTTAAAATTGTTCAGGTACTTTCTTTGTTTTTTTGGGTTTTTGGTCGTGATGTCCGCCTCGCAGAGCGTCATGAGATCCTCCACATGGTCTCCGGCATCAAATACCAGTCTTCTTACCGCGGAGTCGGTTACATGGTCTTCCGACAGGATAATAGGGCGCGAACTGAGCAATACCATTTTTTGGACAAACTTCATCTTATCGTTCAATGGCATTTTCAGTCTTTTGAAAAGTTTATACACCATTTTACTTCCCACAAATTCGTGTCCGTGGAAAGTCCAACCGATTTTCCTGTGAAATCGCTTTGTGGGCGCCTTCCCAATATCATGCAGCAGGGCGGCCCATCTTAACCACAGATTGTCCGTGGTTTTGGCTATGTTGTCCACTACTTCCAAGGTATGCCAAAAATTGTCCTTATGTCGTTGCCCTTCAACTTCTTCTATACCCTGTAATGCCCTTAACTCCGGAAAGACATAAGGCAAAAGCCCTGTTTTGTGCATCAAGGAAAAACCAATTGAAGGCTTTTTGGAGCTTATGATTTTGTTGACTTCATCCACTATTCTCTCCTTGGAAATAATTTGTAGACGGTCTTTAAGGGCCGTTATGGCCTTCAGGGACTTTAGCTCTATTTCAAAATCCAATTGTGTGGCAAATCGTATGGCCCTCATCATTCGCAAGGGGTCATCGGAATAGGTGATGGAAGGTTCCAAGGGCGTACGGATAATCTTCCTGTTCAAATCAGCAATACCATTAAAAGGATCCAGGAGTTCACCATAATTGCTTTTGTTCAGTCCAATGGCCAATGCGTTTATGGTAAAATCCCTTCTGTTTTGGTCATCCTCCAGGGTACCGTTCTCTATAATGGGTTTACGGCTATCCCTTTGATAACTTTCCTTTCTTGCCCCCACAAATTCCAACTCCATGCCCCCATGTTTCAACATTGCGGTCCCAAAATTCTTGAAGACTTTTACCTCTGGTCTCCCTTTCAGTTTTGAAGCTACTTTCCGAGCCAGGGCAATTCCGCTTCCAACGGCAACAATATCAATGTCTTTGGGAATACCTCTTTTTAAGAAATAGTCACGTACATAACCACCAATAACAAAGGCTTTAACGTTCAACTCATCGGCGGTTTCCCCTACTACTTTAAAGATGGGATTTTCAATAGCTGTTTTATGGTGGGTTTCCATAGGGGGACAAAGATAAGGTTACAGAATAAGAGTGGTATCCAAATGCCAATTATTCGTGTGTGCAAAAGAACGTGGAACTTCACGGTATTTCATGGCATTACAATGGATAGATAGCCGTTTGCCACTTTACTTTTTAAGAAACGTGACCTGGACTTCCAACAAGAGGATTCCGATCATCACCTTGTTTTTTCAACATTTTGGTGTTTGCACATTTTTGGAAGATAGAGCGATTACCCTGCCAACTTTTTTAATTCTTTGTATCGGGACCATACTCCCAGGGCATTTAGGTAGCAGATAATAACCCCTTTTTTACCGTCCAAAATTCCAAGACGAAGAACATAATGGTTAAGGAATTTATAGGTTGGACGTACCAGAAAATGGTACCAACGCGCCCTTTTCCCTTTTTTGAATTCCTCATGGGCCTTCATCTGGCCATATTTGACCATTTTTGATTTATAGCTTTCGTAGTCATTGTATGAATAATGGATAAGCTTGTTTTTCAATGTTTTGGAAGCACCTTCAACAATTAAGGTTTCGTGCACTATTTTTTCTTGGGCAAACCGCACTTTACTTTTTCTAAAGAAACGGTAGTTTTTATCCGTTTGCCATCCACTGAAGCGAAGTACTTTGTTCCGAAACATGAAAACCCTTAGGAAATAGTAAGCGGATGCCGTTTCCTTTTCTGAATTTAAGACCTCTAAAATCTCATCCTTAAGGGGCTCGGGAATTCGTTCGTCTGCATCCAAAAAAAGTATCCAATCATTGTTTGCCTGTTGCAGTGCAAATTGCTTTTGATCGGTGTAATTTTTGAATTCCCTTTGGATCAGTTGTATCCCCTTGGTTTTTTTAATGATGTCTATGGTCCTGTCCGTACTAAAGGAATCCACAACTATAATTTCATCCGCAAAACCTAGATTTTCCAAAACTTCACCAATATTTTGCTCCTCGTTATAGGTGATAAGCAATGCAGAAACCTTTTCTCTTTTTTTACCCATTCAACAAATACACTTCAATTTCTTGCAGTTTTCTCTTTTTGTCAAAATGACTTTTAACATATTCAAATCCTTTTTCCCCCATTTTTTTTGCTAATTCCGGCCTACGGTACAGATTTTCAATGGCATCGGCAAAGCCTTTGATATCTCCTGGGAAAATCAAATAACCACTCTTATTGTTTACTACTAATTCTGGATTGCTGCTGGTGTCAAAAGCTATGATGGGCTTTTTGCAAAGGGCTGCTTCTGCTAGGACATAACCGAATCCTTCCCACAATGATGGTAACACAAAAATATCACCATTATCGAGAAACTCCATAGGATTTTTTATAAATCCTGCCAATGTTACATGGCCATCAACTTTTAGATCAACAATCAGTTTTTCGAGTTCTTCCCGTAATCTCCCTTCACCTCCAATACGAATTTTGAATCGCAACTTTCGTTCCAAGAGTTCCTTGGCCAAATGAATCAGGAATTTCTGGTTCTTTTGAGCCTCCAGCCTACCTAGGGTGAGGATGGTAAATTCCGATCTTTTTGCCGATTCTTTATATTCTTTTTTTTCAATGTTCTGTGGAATTTCCACTCCATTATATATAACCTTTATCTTGTTTTTGGGAAATAGATTGGCATTGTTCTGTAGTACCGTTTTTTTGGTTGCTTCGGAATTGGCGAGGATATCAGTAATGGTTGACTTAAAATAATACCTGTTCAAGAAGGTATTTTTTATAGGGATGGCACTGCCCCTGCGATAGATAATGCTTTTAACACCTACGGCCTTTGCACTTGGTGCTGCAACCTTCACGTCCCGGGACAGGTTCATTACTATGGTGTCTATGTCATACTGCTTGAGGAGTTTTCTTATTTTAAGGTGTTTTAATGGGTTCAGGAAACTGAGGTTATTGATTTCAATTGCCTCATATGGAATTTGGGCTTTTTTAACCCTTTTCAGAAGCTCACTTTTTCCGTGGGCAACCACCAACACATTGTGCGCTTTTCCATGTAGATAACTGCTGACCTCCAAATGCCATTTTTCACCCCCGCCCCAAGCTATGGCAGTATTAAAAAAACAGATACGGCCCATTAGAGAATAGCTTTATAGAGGTTCATCAGGTTTTCACCCACTTTGTCATCGGAAAAACGCTGCACATAGGTATACCCTTTCTCGGCAATTCTTTTCCTTTCTTCCGGATTATTGAAGATCCATTCCAGCTTTTCCTTTATATCCGCTACATTTTTTGGGTCAATGTAAATGGCATCCGGTCCAGCGGCCTCAGGAAAACAACCGCCTTTTGTGACAATAACGGGAGTCTTACTGTACATGGCTTCTATAATGGGAATGCCAAAACCTTCACAGATTGAAGGATAACAGAAAACAGTGGCGTTTTGGTACAGGATGGCCAATTCCTTTACATCAATATTTTTCAAAAAGGAAACCTGGTTCTGAAGGCCGTTTTTTTCAACATAAGAGTAAAGCTTTTTGGCATATTTTTTATTCTTGCCTATAAGCACCAAATGGTAATCCGTACCGTGTATGGCTTTAATAAGCGGGAGTACGTTTTTACGTTCCTGCAGCGTTCCTACATTAATGATATATTCCTTGGGAAGACCGTGCTTTTTCCGAACAGCTTCCCTTTCCTCATCACCGTAGGACTGTTTATAGGCATCATTACATCCTTGATAGATGACCGTTATCTTATTGGGCTCTGTTTTGAAATACGTTATGATATCGGATTTGGTCTGTTCGCTTATGGCAATGACATGATCTGCCATTTTCACCGCATATCTGAACTTAAGTTTGTAAATGATTCTATCCCAAACCTTATAATACTGGGGGTGACTTAAAAAAATCAGGTCATGTATAGTCACAATCTTCGGGATATCATACTCCCAAAATTGAATTGGAATTTCACCGGAGAGACCGTGGAAACCACTGAGTTTATAGGACTTTATTTGTTTCCATTGGCCAAATAACCTCCATAGGGAGGGGAAAGTTTTCCAAAACCAGTTTTTAGGGTAAACAACAGTTGTCTTTACAGAAGGAACAAAACTATCTACTGCCGCCCGTCTTGTATTGAACAAAAAGAACTCTTCAATTGGGGTATACTCGTTTAAAATGCGAATAATGTCCCTACCGTAATTGCCTAAACCCGTACGGTTGTGAAAAATTCGTTTGGCATCATAGCCTATCCTCATGATTATGGAAAATCTTATGGCATAAAACTACTATTTCTTTTGTAATTCCTTTCAACCATTGAAAGCCAGTTTTCAAAATATTATTTTGTATTCAAAAAGGCGATGTATTTTTCCTTTTGAAAATCAAAATCCCATTTTTTATCGGAATAGAAATCCTTTGGATCGATCTCAATGTTTTTTATGGACCCCAATAGATGGCCCAGTGTCTCTGAATCATAAAAGATGGAATTTGCAGCGATATCCGGAATAGCACTGAAAAACTTATGCGATAGTAAGGGCTTTTTATAGGCAAAAGCTAAATTGAAGCTTCCCGATATTTTGTAGGTCAAATAATCACTATCCAATTTTAAAAGCGGCACAATGAAATCGGCCTGTTTAATATACGCATGAAAAACATCATTTGGGATGAAACTTTTGAATGTTACGAAATAATGCTGCAAATTATTGTTTGAGATGCTTTCCCACAGTTTTCCGTGGTCTTTGGAGGATTCGTTTATTCTACCCAATAGAATAATCTTAAGGTTTTTGACTTTTCCACTTTTTTTTAGCGCTTTTATAATGCTATCATAATCCCGCCTGTAATAATCTATACTTCCGGGGATTACCAACCAAACTTCCTTCTTTGGTTTCTTTAGAACGTATGGGAAGTTGGGAAAATAAATAGGGTAAAAACTTTGTAGGTGTATTTTTTCGTTACCGGAGGCCTTTTTCCTCAGGTAGTCATTTAAGACAAAATACTTTTTGATTTTTATTGAAATCAAGGATTGGGTAAAGCTCGATTCGAGTCTTTTGATGTTATGCAGTATCCCAAAACACTGGACTTTGTAAAATTTTAAAAGGATTACCGTATTGCGAAGTAATTTACTGGAACTTGCGGTATTAAAAATTACTTTTTCATATCCACCAAGGGTTTTGGCAAATTGGAATGCGTGAAGGAGTTTCCCAGGAAGATTGTGCCTTGGTTCAATAAAAAAAACCGCATTGCAGTCCTGTCCATATTCGGAAATTTGGGGTTCTAATTTTGGATTAAGATAGAGATCCACCTTATAGCCTTGGCTTATTAGAAATTGTACTTGGCTATAGATACACTCTTCATGACTTTTACTTAATTCAACCAAGGCAATTTTCATCAAATGGGTGTGTTTGGCATACAAGGAAATGCAAAGTTACGATCGGCGGGGCAAAAGAGCTGTTTTCCGCATAGCAATAAATGGCACGGATGATCCTTTGGACCGATCCGTAAAAAAGTTATTGCGGCTTCAAGTTAGGCCAATTTATGCTTTCCAACAATTTTGGGGTAGCTCGCGGAGTTATGCAGGATTTCCAAACGTTTAAGTTCATGGTAACGTTTGTAAACACTTAGGGCATTGAGGTAACATATGTTGATTCCCCTCCCGGAATCCAGAAACCCCAACCTTATTATATAGTTGTATAGGAATTTCCAGATGGGTTTGCCTATCATTTTAAGATAATTGAACCGTTTGCCGTTACGTTTTG
The sequence above is a segment of the Muricauda sp. SCSIO 64092 genome. Coding sequences within it:
- a CDS encoding nucleoid-associated protein; translation: MLNLYAAQIENLSLHRVGNKSRNESVFLSENPYAPTDEISALLKEYFFKPFREKEENYFKFRHEVDVEFNELYKAVSQIFKSPAQTHEISKQITSHLFEQSNHPHIKNGEVYVAYFSDMVLDNQKVNAIGIFKSELKHDFLEFEERSKDLGILVRQGINVNKLDKGCLIFDVEQANGYKILSVDSNRYDTKYWLENFLGVEPLTDENFYTKNYLKFCQGFAKDVVLPAEDKQQEVLFMNRAVNHFAKNDAFEESSFLNEVMENPELIPEFKHYKVEKGPKYSIEDVSNFDIANKAVSDARKKIKNVISLDTNIQIKMDFINPESAEKFVEKGWDEERQMYYYLVYFNKEQKS
- a CDS encoding glycosyltransferase, with the protein product MGRICFFNTAIAWGGGEKWHLEVSSYLHGKAHNVLVVAHGKSELLKRVKKAQIPYEAIEINNLSFLNPLKHLKIRKLLKQYDIDTIVMNLSRDVKVAAPSAKAVGVKSIIYRRGSAIPIKNTFLNRYYFKSTITDILANSEATKKTVLQNNANLFPKNKIKVIYNGVEIPQNIEKKEYKESAKRSEFTILTLGRLEAQKNQKFLIHLAKELLERKLRFKIRIGGEGRLREELEKLIVDLKVDGHVTLAGFIKNPMEFLDNGDIFVLPSLWEGFGYVLAEAALCKKPIIAFDTSSNPELVVNNKSGYLIFPGDIKGFADAIENLYRRPELAKKMGEKGFEYVKSHFDKKRKLQEIEVYLLNG
- a CDS encoding glycosyltransferase family 2 protein; the encoded protein is MGKKREKVSALLITYNEEQNIGEVLENLGFADEIIVVDSFSTDRTIDIIKKTKGIQLIQREFKNYTDQKQFALQQANNDWILFLDADERIPEPLKDEILEVLNSEKETASAYYFLRVFMFRNKVLRFSGWQTDKNYRFFRKSKVRFAQEKIVHETLIVEGASKTLKNKLIHYSYNDYESYKSKMVKYGQMKAHEEFKKGKRARWYHFLVRPTYKFLNHYVLRLGILDGKKGVIICYLNALGVWSRYKELKKLAG
- a CDS encoding CCA tRNA nucleotidyltransferase is translated as METHHKTAIENPIFKVVGETADELNVKAFVIGGYVRDYFLKRGIPKDIDIVAVGSGIALARKVASKLKGRPEVKVFKNFGTAMLKHGGMELEFVGARKESYQRDSRKPIIENGTLEDDQNRRDFTINALAIGLNKSNYGELLDPFNGIADLNRKIIRTPLEPSITYSDDPLRMMRAIRFATQLDFEIELKSLKAITALKDRLQIISKERIVDEVNKIISSKKPSIGFSLMHKTGLLPYVFPELRALQGIEEVEGQRHKDNFWHTLEVVDNIAKTTDNLWLRWAALLHDIGKAPTKRFHRKIGWTFHGHEFVGSKMVYKLFKRLKMPLNDKMKFVQKMVLLSSRPIILSEDHVTDSAVRRLVFDAGDHVEDLMTLCEADITTKNPKKQRKYLNNFKLVRKKIQEVEERDRIRNFQPPISGGEIMETFDLKPSKEIGMIKEAIKEAILEGEIPNEHKAAHKFMLQKGKDLGLTPK
- a CDS encoding plasmid pRiA4b ORF-3 family protein, which gives rise to MIYKIRIILDAEEDIFRDIEIEESNTLEEFHNAITQAFGFMGNEMASFYTCDEEWNQDEEIALFDMSENGSDVRLMNETSLDDVLTEQSPKMIYVYDFLSMWTFFVELADISEKEDGRTYPNLLFSFGELPDSPPDKRFESEPTLDFDNEIGSYDDLDFDENWN
- a CDS encoding glycosyltransferase family 4 protein, producing MRIGYDAKRIFHNRTGLGNYGRDIIRILNEYTPIEEFFLFNTRRAAVDSFVPSVKTTVVYPKNWFWKTFPSLWRLFGQWKQIKSYKLSGFHGLSGEIPIQFWEYDIPKIVTIHDLIFLSHPQYYKVWDRIIYKLKFRYAVKMADHVIAISEQTKSDIITYFKTEPNKITVIYQGCNDAYKQSYGDEEREAVRKKHGLPKEYIINVGTLQERKNVLPLIKAIHGTDYHLVLIGKNKKYAKKLYSYVEKNGLQNQVSFLKNIDVKELAILYQNATVFCYPSICEGFGIPIIEAMYSKTPVIVTKGGCFPEAAGPDAIYIDPKNVADIKEKLEWIFNNPEERKRIAEKGYTYVQRFSDDKVGENLMNLYKAIL
- a CDS encoding COX15/CtaA family protein is translated as MKDNRPIVIWLLLGCTLIFIMVIVGGITRLTHSGLSISNYKLISGTIPPMNEQEWIEAFDLYKQYPEYQKLNTHFDLEDFKDIYFWEWLHRVIGRFIGLVFIVPFLYFLIRRKLDAPTIKKCLILLILGGFQGFLGWYMVKSGLVDRPDVSHYRLAAHLSTAFLTFAYCLWVALDLIYPKKKEIQKQIRNIVRVGIVLLMIQIVWGAFVAGLDAGFIHNHWPMMNEGKLIHETVYIEQQPVLKNFIEGRSGVQFVHRYLAYVVVGIIIFIWLKTKNMHLTWLQNRGIMALVVLVGIQFLLGVLTLIWAVPVWLGVVHQVGAFLLLAAMTFTLHRFSK